Proteins from a single region of Esox lucius isolate fEsoLuc1 chromosome 13, fEsoLuc1.pri, whole genome shotgun sequence:
- the fbp1a gene encoding fructose-1,6-bisphosphatase 1a, whose amino-acid sequence MSERGSFDTNVVTLTRFVLEEGRKAKGTGELTTLLNSICTAVKAISTAVRKAGIANLYGIAGSTNITGDQVKKLDILSNNLVINMIKSSFTSCVLISEEDDKAIIVEQDRRGKYVVCFDPLDGSSNIDCLASIGTIFAIYRKSTEEDPCENDALQPGRNIVAAGYALYGSATMMVLSSGQGVNCFMLDPAIGEFILVDRDVKIKPKGSIYSLNEGYAQYFHPAVTEYLQKKKFPEDGSAPYGARYVGSMVADVHRTLVYGGIFLYPANTKSPEGKLRLLYECNPMAFIIEQAGGMATTGSQNVLDIQPITIHQRVPVVLGSPEDVQEYLQIYHRHQGNKAN is encoded by the exons ATGTCTGAACGAGGCTCATTCGACACCAACGTGGTGACTTTAACCCGGTTTGTGCTGGAAGAAGGGAGAAAAGCCAAGGGGACAGGGGAGCTCACGACCCTGCTCAACTCCATATGCACCGCCGTCAAAGCCATCTCCACTGCTGTGAGGAAAGCTGGCATCGCAAACTT GTATGGAATAGCTGGGAGCACCAATATAACTGGGGACCAAGTAAAAAAGCTTGACATTCTCTCAAACAACCTGGTGATCAACATGATCAAATCCTCCTTCACTTCTTGCGTTCTGATTTCAGAAGAGGATGACAAGGCCATCATTGTAGAACAAGATAGACGG GGTAAATATGTGGTGTGTTTTGATCCTCTCGATGGGTCTTCTAACATCGACTGTCTGGCGTCCATAGGAACCATCTTCGCCATCTATAGAAAG AGTACAGAGGAGGATCCTTGTGAGAACGACGCGCTGCAGCCAGGAAGAAACATCGTTGCTGCTGGATACGCTCTGTATGGCAGTGCCACCATGATGGTGTTGTCCTCCGGCCAGGGAGTCAACTGCTTCATGCTGGACCCG gcCATAGGAGAGTTTATCCTGGTGGACAGAGATGTGAAGATCAAGCCTAAAGGTAGTATCTACAGTCTGAATGAAGGATACGCCCAGTACTTCCACCCAGCCGTCACTGAGTACCTGCAGAAGAAGAAGTTCCCCGAG GATGGCAGCGCCCCATATGGTGCCCGTTATGTGGGCTCCATGGTGGCCGACGTCCACAGGACCCTGGTCTACGGAGGAATCTTCCTCTACCCGGCTAATACCAAGAGCCCTGAAGGAAAG CTGCGTCTTCTGTATGAGTGCAACCCCATGGCGTTTATCATCGAACAGGCTGGTGGCATGGCAACCACAGGAAGTCAGAACGTCCTGGATATCCAGCCAATCACCATTCACCAGCGAGTTCCTGTGGTGCTGGGATCACCTGAAGACGTCCAGGAATACCTTCAGATATACCACAGACA